From a single Lewinella sp. LCG006 genomic region:
- a CDS encoding ATP-binding protein: MRLYLTIVMVIVMISLGYRQIYQYFQAPNYDAKAGVLDLRSHDWKENPIVNLYGEWNFRGRRLDGKWDTLIKAPVPGLWNDLDRGDNSFASGIGIGEYQLTIVKPQIKEPLAIMINDYLPSTYELYGGDGEQPLLKVGKISGDSSTSIAAYGPRWVNLPREISEKDTLHLRMVIANHHHRKGGMGKLLEFGLAHPVRVAFNRRVGVELVISCLLLFFGLFNISLYFIFAREKIFLFLGFFCVVALVRIIASNQSVMHLIWPEAPWIVVQRMRYATVSIGYLFILLSFREIMPRYIHRKVAKWMVLAGILITLVFLTISGYGASQLNRLLPAYAFVIVTYLLHRSTRYWQDGNINGSPFLIGGLIYLICGIHDFLLANNLIYGQYYSAYGFLVLALMQGVLVILKFAKIYKANNVLAKDLQASNQKLIAAASLLEEKVRERTEELDKQNQQLRALQAYKHRMTSTLIHDLKTPLQIIIGRNQRDTGDRATLQASQRMLLFVQNLLDVNRAKTEGLTLRFEPLRLVDILGESVERLMPFAQHHQVSIDIKMDKLTFVYADRFLTERIFDNVIHNGIKYSPVQGVVSISVALTEEYINVNIVDQGPGIKEEESALIFDAYQGEKNAEGAHGLGLSFVKLAIEEMGGSVSFKNNTGASGSCFTLSFPKKGPSEVTSKSFPSLSQEERKVFSNVVGALLETTIYDTSTIKLHLSSLPDDGGFLPLKEVLLNLSFSGNRADFIACIQQNMVKGEF; the protein is encoded by the coding sequence ATGAGGTTATATCTAACAATCGTAATGGTCATAGTAATGATTAGCTTGGGGTACCGACAAATTTATCAGTATTTTCAGGCACCTAACTATGATGCAAAGGCTGGCGTGCTTGATTTGCGCAGCCACGACTGGAAAGAGAATCCTATTGTAAACCTCTATGGCGAATGGAATTTTCGAGGCAGACGCCTGGACGGTAAGTGGGATACGCTGATTAAAGCTCCGGTGCCTGGCTTGTGGAATGATCTTGATAGGGGGGATAACAGCTTTGCCAGCGGCATAGGCATTGGGGAGTATCAGCTTACCATCGTGAAGCCTCAGATCAAGGAGCCATTGGCCATAATGATTAACGACTATTTACCTAGCACCTATGAATTATATGGTGGCGATGGTGAGCAGCCTTTACTAAAAGTAGGTAAGATATCCGGCGATAGTAGTACCAGTATTGCAGCATACGGGCCGCGTTGGGTAAACCTACCGCGGGAGATTTCTGAAAAAGACACCCTTCATCTAAGGATGGTAATCGCGAACCATCATCATCGAAAAGGAGGGATGGGTAAACTTTTAGAATTTGGCCTGGCTCATCCGGTACGGGTAGCTTTCAATCGGCGGGTAGGAGTAGAGTTAGTTATTTCTTGTTTGTTGTTGTTTTTTGGCCTATTTAATATCAGTTTGTATTTCATTTTTGCGCGGGAGAAAATCTTCCTCTTTTTGGGCTTTTTTTGTGTGGTGGCTTTAGTGCGTATCATAGCATCTAATCAAAGCGTTATGCATTTGATTTGGCCAGAAGCCCCCTGGATTGTTGTACAACGGATGCGGTACGCGACAGTAAGTATTGGTTATCTTTTTATACTACTGTCTTTTCGAGAGATAATGCCGCGGTATATTCACCGAAAAGTTGCGAAATGGATGGTGCTGGCGGGCATACTGATAACGCTGGTCTTTTTAACTATCTCTGGTTATGGTGCCTCCCAGCTTAATAGATTGTTGCCGGCTTACGCTTTTGTCATTGTTACTTATTTGCTGCACCGAAGCACTAGGTACTGGCAAGACGGAAATATAAATGGTTCCCCATTTTTGATTGGTGGGTTGATCTACCTCATCTGTGGTATTCATGATTTTCTTCTGGCAAATAATTTAATTTATGGACAATACTATTCCGCTTACGGGTTCTTGGTGTTGGCACTGATGCAAGGCGTTCTAGTTATTCTGAAATTTGCTAAAATTTATAAAGCGAATAATGTGCTAGCGAAAGACCTGCAAGCGAGTAACCAAAAATTAATAGCAGCAGCTAGTTTACTGGAAGAAAAAGTACGAGAGCGCACCGAAGAACTTGACAAGCAAAACCAGCAATTACGAGCACTCCAAGCTTACAAGCACCGGATGACCTCAACTTTAATTCATGATTTAAAAACGCCTTTACAGATCATTATTGGCAGGAACCAACGCGATACGGGCGATCGAGCCACCTTACAGGCTAGCCAGAGAATGCTACTTTTCGTACAGAATCTCCTAGATGTCAATCGAGCAAAAACCGAGGGACTGACGCTGAGGTTTGAACCATTAAGACTGGTAGACATACTGGGGGAAAGTGTAGAAAGACTCATGCCTTTTGCTCAACATCATCAAGTCAGTATCGACATAAAGATGGATAAGTTGACATTTGTTTACGCTGATCGTTTTCTTACCGAGAGGATCTTCGACAATGTAATTCATAATGGCATCAAGTATTCCCCGGTTCAAGGCGTTGTTTCTATTTCAGTAGCGCTGACGGAGGAATACATCAATGTAAATATTGTAGATCAAGGCCCGGGCATTAAGGAGGAGGAAAGTGCATTGATATTTGATGCTTATCAGGGAGAAAAAAACGCAGAGGGTGCCCATGGATTAGGCTTGAGTTTCGTTAAGCTAGCGATCGAAGAGATGGGAGGGAGTGTTAGTTTTAAGAATAATACGGGTGCTTCAGGAAGTTGTTTTACCTTAAGTTTTCCTAAAAAAGGTCCATCGGAAGTTACTTCAAAGTCTTTTCCTTCCTTAAGCCAGGAGGAACGCAAGGTGTTTTCCAACGTAGTGGGTGCACTACTTGAAACTACGATTTATGATACTTCAACAATAAAATTACACCTGAGTAGCTTACCTGACGATGGCGGTTTTTTACCTTTGAAGGAAGTTTTACTCAACTTATCTTTCTCTGGGAATCGAGCAGATTTTATCGCTTGTATCCAGCAAAATATGGTAAAAGGTGAATTTTGA
- the secA gene encoding preprotein translocase subunit SecA: MFKSIASGLKNMFGTKYDRDVAIYQPVVEEINEAHERLVGLSNDELRAKTLDFRTRIAAYLSEIDAEIAQLKQEAAEGTDIEAKEQLFKEMDALIKQRDEELEVILKEILPEAFAVVKETASRFSNNETLRVTATEHDRKLAANSKKGYINLDGGEAVWKNTWLAAGGEITWNMVHYDVQLIGGMVLHDGKIAEMQTGEGKTLVATLPAYLNGLSGKGVHVVTVNDYLARRDCEWIGPIMEFLFLTIDCIDKYKPHSPERIAAYACDITYGTNNEFGFDYLRDNMVRNANERVQGKHHYAMVDEVDSVLIDDARTPLIISGPVPQDADDQEYMSLKPFVERLLAEQRKLATDYLNEAKKAFKEGNLGNEEGQAGLALLRSHRALPKNRPLIKFLSQEGVRVILQKAENFYMQEQSKHMHIADEPLLFTIDEKNRQVELTERGVEYLSKGKEDPSFFVMPDIAMEMVNIDKDNSLTDEEKAEAKNQLAQDYSVKSKRVHSMSQLLKAYTLFDREEDYVVMDGQVKIVDEQTGRMMEGRRYSDGLHQALEAKENVKVGDVTQTYATVTLQNYFRMYHKLAGMTGTAETEASELWEIYKLDVVVIPTNRPIQRDDREDMVYKTEREKFNAVAEDIVKLSEAGRPVLVGTTTVDVSEKLSRLLNMRGISHNVLNAKQHQREAEIVAEAGRAGNVTIATNMAGRGTDIKINDAVKAAGGLAIIGTERHDSRRVDRQLRGRAGRQGDPGSSQFYISLEDKLMRLFQSERIAKLMDGMGHQEGEVIQHKMVTKSIERAQKKVEENAFGVRKRLLEYDDVMNIQREAIYKKRDNALEGERLSVDLNNMFIGLIEELVYAHKEGGSFETFERACVSTLGMDPKIDAADFKERKGEELVELVEAQFKEFYERKYQKISEMIMPQIKHVYETQSDRYKRILLPFTDGSTHPLNVTADLEQAVKSEGKSVTRDIEQAVTLAIIDEKWKNHLRGMDELKDSSQAASFEQKDPLVVYKMEAYKLFEGLILEINESVTSYLAKGGLALNQNVQQAKEQKTNLKATRTNKTADEGERLQRAAAQSAGQGPRQKPETFKREEQKVKRNDPCPCGSGKKYKQCHGR; the protein is encoded by the coding sequence ATGTTTAAGAGCATCGCCTCCGGACTGAAAAATATGTTCGGCACCAAATACGACCGCGACGTGGCTATTTACCAGCCTGTAGTGGAGGAAATTAACGAAGCCCATGAACGGCTGGTTGGCTTGTCCAACGATGAGTTGCGGGCGAAGACCCTGGATTTTCGAACGCGCATTGCTGCTTATCTGAGTGAGATAGATGCAGAAATTGCACAGCTGAAGCAAGAGGCTGCCGAAGGCACTGACATCGAGGCCAAGGAGCAATTGTTCAAAGAGATGGATGCGCTGATAAAGCAGCGTGACGAAGAACTGGAGGTGATTCTGAAAGAAATTTTGCCGGAAGCTTTTGCGGTAGTCAAGGAAACAGCCAGCCGCTTTTCGAACAATGAAACACTACGGGTAACAGCTACCGAGCACGACCGCAAATTGGCGGCCAACAGCAAGAAAGGTTACATCAATCTGGATGGAGGCGAGGCTGTTTGGAAAAACACCTGGTTGGCTGCTGGTGGAGAGATCACCTGGAATATGGTGCACTATGATGTGCAGTTGATTGGTGGTATGGTACTGCACGACGGTAAGATTGCCGAGATGCAGACCGGGGAAGGTAAAACCCTGGTAGCAACCCTGCCAGCCTACTTGAACGGTTTGTCGGGCAAAGGGGTACACGTGGTAACCGTAAACGACTACCTGGCTCGTCGTGACTGTGAATGGATTGGGCCGATCATGGAATTCCTATTCCTGACGATCGACTGTATAGATAAGTACAAACCCCACTCACCGGAGCGAATCGCAGCTTATGCCTGTGACATCACCTACGGTACGAACAACGAATTTGGTTTTGACTACCTGCGTGACAATATGGTGCGCAACGCCAACGAGCGGGTACAGGGTAAGCACCACTATGCTATGGTGGATGAGGTAGACTCGGTACTGATTGATGATGCGCGGACGCCCTTGATTATCTCTGGTCCGGTACCGCAGGATGCTGATGATCAGGAGTATATGTCGCTAAAGCCATTTGTGGAGCGGCTGCTAGCTGAACAACGGAAGTTGGCTACAGATTACCTCAATGAAGCGAAAAAAGCTTTCAAAGAAGGCAACCTGGGCAACGAAGAAGGACAGGCCGGATTGGCGCTGCTGCGCTCACACCGAGCTCTGCCGAAGAACCGTCCGCTGATTAAATTTCTTAGTCAGGAAGGGGTGCGGGTGATCTTGCAGAAAGCAGAAAACTTCTACATGCAGGAGCAATCGAAGCACATGCACATCGCTGATGAGCCCCTGTTGTTTACGATTGACGAAAAGAACCGCCAGGTAGAACTGACGGAGCGTGGGGTGGAATACCTCTCTAAAGGCAAGGAAGACCCGAGCTTCTTTGTGATGCCTGATATTGCCATGGAAATGGTGAATATCGACAAGGACAATAGCCTTACGGATGAAGAGAAGGCCGAAGCCAAAAACCAGTTGGCGCAGGATTATTCGGTAAAGTCCAAGCGGGTACACTCGATGAGCCAACTGCTCAAAGCCTACACGTTATTCGATCGCGAAGAGGACTACGTGGTCATGGACGGGCAGGTGAAGATCGTAGATGAGCAAACCGGCCGGATGATGGAAGGCCGCCGCTATAGCGATGGTCTGCACCAGGCACTAGAAGCGAAGGAGAATGTGAAGGTGGGGGATGTAACCCAAACCTACGCGACGGTGACCTTGCAGAATTACTTCCGGATGTACCACAAATTAGCGGGTATGACCGGTACGGCTGAAACGGAGGCCAGTGAATTGTGGGAAATCTACAAGCTGGACGTAGTGGTGATCCCAACCAACCGCCCCATCCAGCGTGATGACCGCGAGGACATGGTGTACAAAACAGAGCGGGAGAAATTTAACGCCGTTGCCGAAGATATTGTAAAACTGAGTGAAGCAGGCCGACCTGTACTGGTAGGTACCACTACGGTAGATGTATCGGAAAAACTAAGTCGACTGCTGAACATGCGCGGCATTAGTCACAATGTACTGAACGCCAAGCAGCACCAACGAGAAGCAGAGATTGTAGCGGAAGCCGGCCGCGCGGGTAATGTGACCATTGCGACCAACATGGCGGGCCGGGGTACGGATATCAAGATCAACGATGCGGTGAAGGCTGCTGGTGGTTTGGCAATTATCGGTACAGAGCGGCACGATTCGCGGCGAGTGGATCGCCAGTTGAGGGGGCGTGCCGGACGTCAGGGAGATCCTGGTAGCTCGCAGTTTTACATCTCGCTGGAAGATAAATTGATGCGACTGTTCCAATCGGAGCGGATAGCCAAACTGATGGATGGCATGGGCCACCAGGAAGGGGAGGTGATTCAGCACAAAATGGTAACCAAGTCGATAGAGCGCGCACAGAAGAAGGTGGAAGAGAATGCCTTCGGGGTGCGTAAGCGCTTGTTGGAGTATGATGATGTGATGAACATCCAGCGCGAAGCGATCTACAAAAAGCGGGACAATGCTCTGGAAGGAGAGCGCTTGAGCGTGGATTTGAACAATATGTTTATCGGCTTGATCGAAGAGTTGGTGTATGCGCACAAAGAAGGTGGTTCGTTTGAAACCTTCGAACGCGCTTGTGTCTCTACCTTGGGGATGGACCCCAAAATAGATGCTGCTGACTTTAAAGAGCGTAAGGGAGAAGAGCTGGTGGAACTGGTGGAAGCGCAGTTCAAAGAATTCTACGAGCGTAAATACCAGAAGATTTCGGAAATGATCATGCCGCAGATCAAGCATGTTTACGAAACACAGAGTGATCGCTACAAGCGTATCTTACTGCCTTTCACCGACGGAAGTACCCATCCATTGAACGTTACTGCCGATTTGGAGCAAGCAGTAAAAAGTGAGGGTAAATCCGTAACGCGTGATATCGAACAAGCGGTAACACTGGCGATCATCGACGAAAAATGGAAGAACCATTTGCGAGGCATGGACGAATTGAAGGATTCGTCTCAAGCGGCTTCCTTCGAGCAGAAAGACCCACTGGTGGTTTACAAAATGGAAGCTTACAAACTGTTTGAAGGCTTGATTTTGGAGATCAATGAGTCAGTGACCAGCTACCTGGCAAAGGGCGGCTTGGCACTCAATCAGAATGTTCAGCAAGCAAAGGAGCAGAAGACCAACCTGAAAGCCACCCGTACCAATAAAACGGCAGACGAGGGCGAAAGGCTTCAACGTGCTGCCGCACAGAGTGCTGGACAAGGGCCGCGGCAAAAGCCAGAAACGTTTAAACGCGAAGAGCAGAAAGTGAAACGCAACGATCCTTGTCCTTGTGGCAGCGGCAAGAAGTACAAGCAGTGCCACGGGCGATAG
- a CDS encoding response regulator: protein MNFDILLVEDDTLLCNFIVEELDADYKLAVVPNGQAALDFLQENSCRLILSDLLMPIMSGFELLERLKKHPQWQNIPVIVLSSLSGKEDRLKVLRIGIDDFLPKPFYEEELKVRVDNLIRRYEHWRKLLEKKIEITTLQEEIQPATQQNWLREVEFILQQQLQNSHFGLEDLSKVLNLSARQVRRRIKQYSGLSYSMYLREIRLHEARNLLLGGQVETIAELCALVGYEDTHYFSKIFEQHFGRKPMSYLR from the coding sequence GTGAATTTTGATATCCTTTTGGTTGAAGATGATACCTTGCTCTGCAATTTTATTGTAGAAGAATTGGATGCTGACTATAAGTTGGCCGTAGTTCCCAATGGTCAGGCAGCACTAGATTTTTTGCAGGAAAATTCGTGTAGATTAATTTTGAGTGACTTGTTGATGCCCATCATGAGTGGTTTTGAGTTGTTGGAAAGGCTTAAAAAACATCCTCAATGGCAAAACATACCCGTCATTGTATTGTCCTCACTGAGTGGCAAAGAAGATCGCCTCAAAGTACTGCGGATTGGTATTGATGATTTTCTTCCTAAGCCTTTTTATGAAGAAGAATTAAAAGTAAGGGTAGACAATCTCATCCGGCGCTACGAACACTGGCGTAAACTATTAGAAAAGAAAATTGAAATAACAACATTACAAGAAGAAATACAACCAGCGACCCAGCAAAACTGGCTGCGAGAAGTAGAATTCATTTTGCAACAGCAACTACAAAATTCTCACTTCGGATTGGAAGACCTTTCTAAGGTGCTCAATCTTAGTGCCCGTCAAGTACGGCGTCGTATCAAGCAATATTCAGGTCTAAGTTATAGTATGTATTTGCGGGAAATTCGTTTGCATGAAGCCCGTAACTTACTGTTGGGCGGACAAGTTGAAACCATTGCCGAACTTTGTGCACTGGTTGGCTATGAAGATACCCACTACTTCTCTAAAATCTTTGAGCAACACTTTGGTCGAAAACCCATGAGTTATCTACGTTAA
- a CDS encoding T9SS type A sorting domain-containing protein, translating to MVFDLGDYYPLNGQFRLYNTAGQLALSQQVLYSQVRMQLAPLPAGIYFYEFWDAGVKLGQGKVVKG from the coding sequence TTGGTCTTTGACCTTGGTGATTACTATCCACTCAACGGTCAATTCCGGCTTTACAATACTGCTGGACAATTAGCGCTTTCTCAGCAAGTACTCTACTCACAGGTACGGATGCAGTTAGCTCCTCTTCCTGCGGGGATTTATTTTTACGAGTTTTGGGATGCTGGGGTGAAGCTGGGGCAGGGGAAGGTGGTGAAGGGGTAG